From Panicum hallii strain FIL2 chromosome 2, PHallii_v3.1, whole genome shotgun sequence, a single genomic window includes:
- the LOC112883170 gene encoding PI-PLC X domain-containing protein At5g67130 has translation MAPPLLPSSVLFLLHIALLPLVPCSAQVGGSCSSARDCGTGLYCGSCPAAGRTKPSCIRNLAIQPTSIVKGLPFNRYSWLVTHNSFSILGEPSRTGVERVTFYNQEDSVTNQLRNGVRGLMLDMYDFNDDVWLCHSLQGQCYNFTAFVPAVETLKEVEAFLSENPSEIVTIFIEDYVRSPMGLSKVFTAADLMKYWYPISEMPTNGKDWPSVTDMVAKNHRVLVFTSDASKEASEGIAYQWSYLLENESGDPGIVPGSCPNRKESQPLNSRSASLFLQNYFPTMPVQNEACKENSALPQMAQACYAAAGNRIPNFIAVNFYMRSDGGGVFDVQDRINGLTLCGCNTIAACQAGAPMGACKDTGAPNQTPWSSSSSTSSVNGNVYSGTIEFKTHPTAGASNTSTCSFALLLSLLLTVKLFASFMH, from the exons atggcgccgccgctgctcccctcCTCCGTGCTCTTCTTGCTCCACATCGCACTGCTGCCGCTCGTCCCCTGCTCCGCCCAG GTTGGGGGTTCGTGCTCCTCCGCGCGCGACTGCGGCACGGGCCTGTACTGCGGCagctgccccgccgccggcagGACCaagccctcctgcatcaggaaCCTCGCGATCCAGCCCACCTCCATT GTGAAGGGGCTGCCCTTCAACCGCTACTCGTGGCTCGTCACCCACAATTCCTTCTCCATTCTCGGCGAGCCGTCGCGCACTGGGGTCGAGAGGGTCACGTTCTACAACCAGGAGGACTCCGTCACCAACCAATTGAGG AATGGCGTCAGGGGACTAATGCTTGATATGTATGACTTCAACGATGATGTATGGCTCTGCCACTCCCTGCAAGGGCAATGCTACAACTTCACCGCTTTT GTACCAGCAGTTGAGACACTAAAAGAGGTGGAAGCGTTTCTCTCTGAGAATCCCTCAGAGATTGTAACAATATTTATCGAGGATTATGTTCGCTCACCGATGGGACTGAGCAAGGTCTTTACTGCTGCTGACTTGATGAAGTATTGGTACCCCATCTCGGAAATGCCAACTAATGGCAAGGACTGGCCAAGCGTCACAGATATGGTTGCAAAGAACCACAGGGTGCTAGTGTTTACTTCTGATGCTTCAAAGGAGGCTAGTGAAGGAATAGCTTACCAGTGGAGCTACTTGCTAGAGAATGAGT CTGGAGATCCAGGGATCGTGCCTGGTTCTTGTCCAAACAGAAAGGAATCACAGCCACTGAACTCAAGATCTGCATCTCTATTTCTGCAAAATTACTTCCCCACAATGCCTGTACAGAATGAAGCATGTAAAGAGAATTCTGCGCTACCACAAATGGCCCAAGCTTGTTATGCTGCAGCTGGAAATAGAATCCCCAACTTCATAGCTGTGAATTTCTACATG CGAAGTGATGGTGGTGGTGTTTTTGATGTTCAAGACAGAATCAATGGCCTCACATTATGTGGTTGCAACACCATCGCTGCTTGCCAG GCAGGGGCACCAATGGGTGCATGCAAGGACACGGGGGCACCTAATCAGACTCCatggtcctcctcctcctccacatCCTCTGTAAATGGAAACGTCTATTCAGGAACTATAGAGTTCAAGACCCATCCCACTGCTGGTGCCAGCAATACTTCCACTTGTAGTTTTGCTCTTCTGCTAAGCCTGCTGTTGACTGTAAAGCTGTTTGCATCTTTCATGCATTAA
- the LOC112882722 gene encoding CBS domain-containing protein CBSX1, chloroplastic-like, translated as MDATLLLSAVDATFAARRRPCTPARRPGRVVPGLRQASRRSVRARAAAAAAPAAVQSNAVYTVGDFMTRKENLHVVKPTTSVDEALELLVQHRISGFPVVDDNWKLVGVVSDYDLLALDSMLGNGLADTNTNMFPDVDSTWKTFREIQRLLSKTNGKVIGDVMTSSPLVVRENTNLDAATRLLLETKYRRLPVVDPTGRLVGMITRGNIVGAALEIKKKSEEGA; from the exons ATGGACGCCACGCTGCTGCTCTCCGCCGTCGACGCCACCTTcgccgcccggcgccgcccttgtacgcccgcgcgccgcccgggGCGGGTTGTGCCAGGCCTGCGTCAGGCGTCCCGCAGGTCCGTCCGCGCCCGCGCAGCCGCAGCGGCCGCTCCAGCCGCCGTG CAAAGCAATGCAGTCTACACGGTTGGTGACTTCATGACGAGGAAGGAAAATCTCCATGTCGTCAAGCCTACAACATCAGTTGATGAAG CCCTTGAGCTGTTGGTGCAGCATAGGATTTCTGGCTTCCCTGTGGTTGACGACAACTGGAAGCTG GTTGGGGTCGTCTCAGATTATGATCTATTAGCACTGGACTCAATGTTAG GAAATGGACTGGCAGATACAAATACAAACATGTTCCCTGATGTGGATAGTACTTGGAAG ACATTCCGTGAGATCCAGAGACTACTAAGCAAAACTAATGGCAAAGTAATTGGTGATGTTATGACTTCTTCACCTCTTGTGGTGCGTGAAAATACTAATCTTGACGCTGCTACAAGGTTGCTACTTGAAACCAAGTACCGGAGATTACCTGTAGTTGATCCCACAGGGAGACTT GTTGGGATGATAACAAGGGGAAACATCGTTGGAGCTGCTCTCGAAATAAAGAAGAAATCTGAAGAAGGTGCTTGA